A stretch of the Candidatus Peregrinibacteria bacterium genome encodes the following:
- a CDS encoding DUF5678 domain-containing protein, with the protein MVKTPKISAALQQKHTGKVVISLDGKVVALGKTTTSAYSNAKKKMPNIDDKEFLVSRIHHKYLAA; encoded by the coding sequence ATGGTTAAAACTCCGAAAATATCCGCTGCACTACAGCAAAAACACACGGGTAAGGTTGTGATTTCTCTGGATGGAAAAGTTGTTGCGCTCGGTAAGACAACGACGAGTGCATACAGCAACGCTAAAAAAAAGATGCCGAATATAGATGACAAGGAGTTCTTAGTATCTCGTATCCACCACAAATATCTCGCGGCATAA
- the guaA gene encoding glutamine-hydrolyzing GMP synthase, whose protein sequence is MAIEGLDKIAILDFGSQFAHLLTNRVRRLKVYSEMRDADTAASELKDYKGIIISGGPASVNDPTSPQIDPAIFELGIPILGVCYGHQLTMRTLGGRVQKGTVGEYGLTEFTVKKAEGVLNKLTEGETYQVYASHFDTVAELPEGFESMGSTPDDALSSTANFERNIYTVQFHPEVTHSECGMQILDAFIDITGATREWSIEKFIEMEIAAITEKVGDKKVFLLISGGVDSSVAYALLAKAIGADRIYAMYVDTGFMRKNETEEIQKFLGEAGVKGLHTYSAAGKYFDALKEVYEPEAKRKIIGDMFLKIQREVASKLELNPEEWLLGQGTIYPDTIESGGTKNADKIKTHHNRVPEIEELIRQGRIIEPIKELYKDEVRMVGRKLGLPDKMIDRHPFPGPGLAVRCLCLDKADEVPNSEALENKIDLEFPGLNPKILPVKSVGVQGDERTYRHPVVINPDVHSWDMIRSVSPKLTNAFSDINRVLVTVAVSVDMDMPIDTFSITPSYLTPQRTLKLQEADKLVMDFVYSVDVDKKVWQCPTVLLPLSVNSEGQESIVIRPVSSTEAMTANFTELPWEKVQELAREILKIEGISAVFYDVTNKPPGTIEWE, encoded by the coding sequence ATGGCAATAGAGGGGCTCGACAAAATAGCAATTCTAGATTTTGGAAGTCAGTTTGCACATTTACTTACAAATCGTGTGAGGAGACTTAAGGTTTATTCTGAGATGCGAGACGCAGATACTGCGGCGAGCGAACTTAAAGATTACAAAGGAATTATAATTTCAGGAGGACCCGCCTCAGTCAATGATCCTACCTCGCCACAAATCGACCCTGCGATTTTTGAACTAGGCATACCTATCCTTGGAGTTTGCTATGGGCATCAACTTACTATGCGTACACTCGGTGGAAGAGTTCAAAAAGGTACGGTTGGAGAATACGGGCTCACGGAATTTACAGTAAAAAAAGCAGAGGGAGTTCTCAACAAACTTACTGAAGGAGAAACGTATCAAGTATATGCGAGTCACTTTGACACGGTGGCGGAATTACCGGAAGGATTCGAATCTATGGGCTCGACACCGGACGATGCCCTCTCTTCTACCGCAAATTTTGAAAGAAATATTTATACTGTTCAGTTCCACCCTGAAGTTACCCACTCCGAGTGTGGCATGCAGATCCTCGATGCATTTATCGATATCACAGGGGCAACAAGAGAATGGAGTATCGAGAAATTCATAGAAATGGAAATTGCTGCAATTACAGAAAAAGTGGGTGACAAAAAAGTATTTCTACTGATTTCCGGAGGTGTGGATTCTTCAGTGGCATACGCCCTACTCGCCAAAGCCATTGGGGCTGATCGCATCTATGCGATGTATGTAGATACAGGATTTATGCGAAAAAATGAAACAGAAGAGATTCAAAAATTCTTAGGAGAAGCCGGGGTAAAAGGACTTCATACCTACTCTGCCGCAGGCAAATATTTTGATGCTTTAAAAGAAGTATATGAGCCGGAAGCTAAACGAAAAATCATAGGAGATATGTTCTTGAAAATTCAACGTGAAGTTGCATCAAAGCTCGAGCTAAACCCTGAAGAATGGTTGCTTGGTCAGGGCACTATTTATCCGGATACTATAGAAAGTGGAGGTACGAAAAATGCAGATAAAATTAAAACTCATCACAATCGTGTCCCTGAAATCGAAGAACTGATTCGCCAAGGACGTATCATCGAACCGATAAAAGAACTATACAAAGATGAGGTTCGCATGGTCGGTCGCAAGCTCGGACTACCTGACAAAATGATCGACCGACATCCATTCCCGGGCCCCGGACTTGCCGTTAGATGTTTGTGTCTGGACAAGGCTGATGAAGTCCCAAATTCCGAAGCTCTTGAAAATAAAATCGACCTAGAATTTCCCGGTTTAAATCCAAAAATTCTACCGGTAAAAAGTGTTGGTGTTCAGGGTGACGAGAGGACATATAGACACCCTGTTGTGATCAATCCGGATGTCCATAGTTGGGATATGATTCGTTCTGTTTCGCCTAAATTAACTAATGCTTTTTCAGATATAAATAGAGTACTCGTAACGGTGGCGGTCAGTGTTGACATGGACATGCCTATAGATACTTTTTCCATTACCCCAAGCTACTTAACGCCACAGCGCACCCTCAAGCTTCAAGAGGCTGACAAGCTTGTCATGGACTTTGTCTACAGTGTCGATGTCGACAAAAAAGTATGGCAATGTCCGACAGTTTTACTGCCTTTAAGTGTCAACTCTGAAGGGCAAGAATCTATAGTGATAAGACCGGTCAGTTCGACCGAAGCGATGACTGCAAATTTCACAGAATTGCCATGGGAAAAAGTTCAAGAGTTGGCGCGGGAAATCCTGAAAATCGAAGGAATCTCAGCGGTGTTTTATGACGTAACAAATAAACCACCCGGAACTATTGAGTGGGAATAA
- the lysS gene encoding lysine--tRNA ligase, giving the protein MSDVIFEQRKAKFELWKELGFDPYGKSFDRTHTAMQAKEAVEKNEPRNAAEVLEGPKSEAAVCGRLMSLRDMGKLTFGEIRDVSGDFQICMSKDLLGDKYKLLLKALDMGDFCGFRGEFFITKHGEPTLFATEVTPLAKSLRPLPEKWHGLQDREACYRERNIDLMTNPDTFNRFKIRSNTVREIREFFHEKDFMEVETRTLQPQAGGAMAKVFTTHHNALDHDFVLRIAIELDLKMACSGGVERIFEIGKNFRNEGTDPSHLQEFTMLEWYCAYKDIDTNMEWTEELIRRICEKVIGTTKIEVLDKDEKPVTVDFDKKFAVARFPDLLKKHAGIDMFTISDDDLRAKAKELGIHNFADTGRANLLDDIYKKTARPLLIEPTFLLDYPEDLKPLARPNGDGTASCFQLLVAGWEVVNSYGELINPLVQRELLERQAAAKGAGDSEAMEVDEVFLRAMETGFPPMTGSGIGIDRLVALLTGQPNLRDVVLFPTMKPKE; this is encoded by the coding sequence ATGTCTGATGTGATTTTTGAACAACGCAAAGCGAAGTTTGAGCTTTGGAAAGAGCTTGGATTTGATCCGTATGGGAAGTCTTTTGATAGGACGCATACTGCAATGCAAGCAAAGGAGGCGGTTGAAAAAAATGAGCCGCGGAACGCGGCTGAGGTTTTGGAGGGCCCAAAGAGTGAGGCGGCCGTGTGCGGCCGCCTCATGTCTCTTCGCGACATGGGCAAACTAACTTTCGGAGAAATCCGTGACGTAAGCGGAGATTTCCAAATTTGCATGTCAAAAGATTTGCTAGGTGATAAATATAAATTGCTTTTAAAAGCTCTCGATATGGGAGATTTTTGCGGATTCCGAGGTGAATTTTTTATCACAAAACACGGTGAACCAACTCTGTTTGCGACCGAGGTAACTCCACTCGCAAAATCACTCCGACCACTTCCTGAAAAATGGCATGGGCTGCAAGATCGCGAGGCTTGTTATAGAGAGAGAAATATCGACCTGATGACAAATCCTGACACATTTAATAGATTCAAAATTCGATCAAATACTGTTCGTGAGATTCGAGAATTTTTCCATGAAAAAGATTTTATGGAAGTAGAGACGCGCACCCTACAACCGCAAGCCGGAGGCGCTATGGCAAAAGTTTTCACAACTCATCACAATGCGCTAGATCATGATTTCGTACTTAGAATTGCAATCGAGCTAGATCTAAAAATGGCTTGTAGTGGCGGAGTTGAACGAATTTTTGAAATCGGAAAAAATTTCAGAAATGAAGGTACGGATCCTTCTCATTTGCAAGAGTTTACGATGCTCGAATGGTACTGCGCATACAAAGATATTGATACAAATATGGAATGGACTGAAGAATTAATCCGAAGAATTTGTGAAAAAGTAATTGGAACAACAAAAATAGAAGTTTTGGATAAAGATGAGAAACCTGTGACCGTTGATTTTGATAAAAAATTTGCAGTAGCACGCTTCCCAGATTTACTCAAAAAGCACGCTGGAATTGATATGTTTACAATAAGTGATGATGATCTACGTGCGAAAGCAAAAGAGCTTGGAATACATAACTTTGCAGACACCGGTCGCGCGAACTTGCTCGATGATATTTACAAAAAAACTGCTCGCCCACTACTTATCGAACCTACATTCTTGCTTGATTACCCTGAGGATTTGAAGCCGCTCGCACGCCCAAATGGAGACGGGACTGCTAGTTGTTTTCAGTTACTGGTTGCCGGATGGGAGGTCGTAAATTCATATGGAGAACTCATAAACCCACTAGTTCAAAGAGAATTACTTGAGCGACAAGCCGCCGCCAAAGGCGCCGGCGACAGTGAAGCTATGGAGGTCGATGAAGTGTTTCTCCGCGCTATGGAGACCGGATTTCCACCGATGACCGGATCCGGAATCGGGATCGATAGATTGGTTGCACTCCTAACAGGACAGCCAAATCTCCGAGATGTCGTACTATTCCCAACTATGAAGCCAAAAGAGTGA
- a CDS encoding type II toxin-antitoxin system prevent-host-death family antitoxin, with amino-acid sequence MNAITMSASQAKLKFGAMILTVQSGTPIIVEKNDEPAIVCISIDDYEDYLELNDKEFQKSIGRSKREIERGEYYTMDDLYDIHKKTIRKEAKNSHAK; translated from the coding sequence ATGAATGCTATTACAATGTCTGCGAGTCAGGCGAAGCTGAAATTTGGCGCGATGATCCTCACTGTTCAGAGTGGCACACCTATTATTGTCGAGAAAAACGATGAGCCGGCTATTGTGTGTATTTCGATCGATGACTATGAGGATTACTTGGAATTGAATGACAAAGAGTTTCAAAAGAGTATTGGGAGGTCAAAACGAGAAATTGAAAGGGGCGAATACTACACAATGGATGACCTTTATGACATTCACAAAAAGACAATCCGGAAAGAGGCTAAAAATTCACATGCGAAGTAA
- a CDS encoding type II toxin-antitoxin system RelE/ParE family toxin, which produces MIYKLIYSKRFTKDFSKLDSIVQSRILIALERLQTNPYENIKKLKDMENCAFRKRVGDYRIRFDIYDGTKQIYLYHVHHRKDVYKS; this is translated from the coding sequence ATGATTTACAAGCTAATTTATTCAAAGCGGTTTACAAAAGATTTTAGCAAGCTTGACTCTATCGTTCAGTCGAGAATTTTGATTGCATTGGAACGTCTTCAGACTAATCCGTATGAAAATATAAAAAAATTAAAAGATATGGAAAACTGTGCATTCAGAAAAAGAGTTGGAGATTACCGTATTCGTTTTGATATATACGACGGCACGAAACAAATTTACCTTTACCATGTGCATCATCGAAAGGATGTGTACAAATCCTAA
- a CDS encoding O-antigen ligase family protein, protein MVEYALMIKLFKPIQGFSKLCIKNYNSIFLWTVFVVVIGIQFFPQANKFDLVERFLPVMGVIAILTIGCIKGWFFSWWKRRGTVDAKFKGPDFLLSVLLFGFVALSGLSFMFGEVRAFGFTEIYMLMIGALMFLYFSSCNDGHQSLLKKHLPLGLTILLLVNAVGGVYGYLNTDHMRFFGLFYNPEIKADAWPNAYALFFLMTFPFMLYQFFHNNFEKYKDDLEGTYIGMTILKLLATGFVYGSFLIVFSRAGYLAFIVELALLALFFGMSAWPISGKKMLRTIGAVAIIVAIGYGVVYGLDQAKRRSWEMIDVRERLTFSDAQGAASFTERFEFFTGSVELINERPIFGFGPASFKSVYPHVQKGFLALSDHPHNLFLKLAVERGLPAAALFIVFLLILFVKTNPFSKDSSLFCKIAWTAAFGGLTHSMVDHNLNFINNYLIFWLILTALAAEISQKNKSKKTKFTKGDLLTLIFAILLIIPLICSSIHITKDSFDYKKLLSVNANDEKALIDIADYEPVLPRFTYLRLDDAFAQIGQNDIRKILLQKQLSYNSYDAETYRRLGEISLAENNLKTAKEYFKKATEVNPKNTFRYYAAYTKVAAQLNDTSTLNAIRDNVQPLIEEYIPLYNANLHYTQRDNEMEYISELRRILK, encoded by the coding sequence ATGGTAGAATACGCACTGATGATAAAGCTATTCAAACCAATACAGGGGTTCTCAAAATTATGTATTAAGAATTATAATTCAATATTTTTGTGGACAGTTTTTGTTGTGGTTATTGGGATTCAGTTTTTTCCGCAGGCAAATAAGTTTGATTTGGTGGAGAGGTTTTTGCCGGTTATGGGCGTTATAGCGATTTTGACAATCGGGTGCATCAAGGGTTGGTTTTTTAGTTGGTGGAAGAGGAGGGGTACTGTTGATGCGAAATTCAAGGGGCCTGATTTTTTGTTGAGTGTTTTGCTTTTTGGATTCGTTGCTTTATCGGGTTTGTCTTTTATGTTCGGTGAAGTCAGGGCGTTTGGATTTACTGAAATTTACATGTTGATGATTGGAGCTCTTATGTTTTTATATTTTTCGAGCTGTAATGATGGGCATCAAAGTTTACTAAAAAAACACCTACCACTTGGACTTACGATTTTACTTTTGGTGAATGCGGTTGGTGGGGTTTATGGATATTTGAATACCGATCATATGAGATTTTTTGGACTTTTTTATAACCCTGAAATAAAGGCGGACGCATGGCCAAATGCTTATGCATTGTTCTTTTTGATGACGTTTCCATTTATGCTTTATCAGTTTTTTCATAATAATTTTGAGAAGTATAAGGATGATTTGGAAGGTACTTATATAGGGATGACAATATTGAAATTGCTTGCGACAGGGTTTGTGTATGGGAGTTTTTTGATTGTTTTTTCTAGGGCCGGGTATTTGGCATTTATAGTTGAATTAGCGTTACTAGCTTTGTTTTTTGGGATGAGTGCATGGCCGATTTCAGGTAAAAAAATGCTTCGTACCATAGGTGCGGTCGCTATCATTGTCGCAATTGGTTATGGCGTTGTTTATGGTTTGGATCAGGCGAAGAGGAGATCATGGGAGATGATAGATGTTCGGGAGCGGTTGACTTTTAGCGATGCTCAGGGAGCGGCTTCGTTTACGGAGAGGTTTGAATTTTTCACAGGCTCAGTTGAATTGATAAATGAGCGGCCGATCTTTGGGTTCGGGCCGGCGAGTTTTAAGTCTGTTTACCCACACGTGCAAAAAGGATTTTTGGCTTTGTCAGATCATCCACATAATTTGTTTTTGAAACTCGCGGTTGAGCGGGGGCTGCCTGCGGCAGCCCTCTTCATAGTTTTCTTATTAATTCTTTTTGTTAAAACGAATCCTTTTTCAAAGGATTCATCGTTATTTTGCAAAATTGCTTGGACGGCCGCCTTCGGCGGCCTTACCCATTCCATGGTGGATCACAATCTAAATTTCATCAATAACTACCTGATATTCTGGCTTATCCTAACCGCGCTAGCGGCTGAAATTTCACAAAAAAATAAATCTAAAAAAACTAAATTTACAAAAGGCGATCTGCTGACACTCATATTTGCAATTTTACTCATTATACCACTGATTTGCTCAAGCATTCACATCACAAAGGATAGTTTTGATTACAAAAAACTACTATCGGTAAATGCAAATGATGAAAAGGCTCTAATTGATATTGCTGATTATGAACCGGTTCTCCCACGCTTCACTTATCTTCGACTCGATGATGCATTCGCCCAAATAGGACAAAATGATATACGCAAAATTCTTCTTCAAAAACAATTATCATACAACTCATATGATGCCGAAACATACAGGCGACTTGGAGAAATTTCACTTGCTGAAAACAACCTAAAAACTGCTAAAGAATATTTCAAAAAAGCAACTGAAGTTAACCCAAAAAATACATTCCGATATTATGCCGCCTATACAAAAGTTGCAGCGCAACTAAATGACACTTCGACACTGAATGCGATTCGCGATAATGTTCAGCCACTTATCGAAGAATACATTCCACTCTACAATGCAAACCTCCATTACACACAGCGAGATAACGAGATGGAGTATATTTCAGAGTTAAGGAGGATTTTAAAATAG